One window of the Nitrospiraceae bacterium genome contains the following:
- a CDS encoding DUF507 family protein, which produces MRLNKVRIHHMAVSVIERLQASGLLQIQGKPEVVIQKLEAAILTELQVEDRLNADVREMLKQVEREFAEGRADYQKMFTMVKQKLIKERGVIL; this is translated from the coding sequence ATGCGACTCAATAAAGTTCGCATACATCATATGGCCGTTTCAGTCATTGAACGATTACAGGCGAGTGGCTTGTTGCAAATTCAAGGAAAACCGGAAGTGGTGATTCAGAAATTGGAAGCAGCCATTCTGACCGAGTTACAGGTGGAAGATCGTTTGAACGCGGATGTCCGGGAGATGTTGAAACAGGTTGAACGAGAGTTTGCAGAAGGTCGAGCGGATTACCAGAAAATGTTTACCATGGTGAAACAAAAACTCATCAAAGAACGGGGAGTCATTTTATAG
- a CDS encoding ribonuclease H-like domain-containing protein, producing the protein MLQSTFLFLPGVGESTERLWWEDGIDTWEAFLEKPVAPRISSFRKAQYDGDILEAQKQWKAQNSRFFTRILKARDHWRLYPNFRSQAAFLDIETNGIPLPDGEITVVGIYGKGRMTTLIQGENLSGERLQAELASYDLLVTFFGSGFDLPFLKAKYPNLMLDHPHIDLCFAARRLGLRGGLKAIEMEVGCYRPTSLEGLTGWDAVRLWEESQLGQAGSKEVLIRYNEADCKNLEPLADLIYNRLVQRHGLPEYIASL; encoded by the coding sequence ATGTTACAATCCACATTTCTTTTTTTACCCGGCGTTGGAGAATCCACTGAGCGCCTCTGGTGGGAGGATGGCATTGACACGTGGGAGGCTTTCCTCGAGAAACCTGTCGCTCCCCGCATTTCCTCGTTTCGAAAAGCCCAATATGATGGAGACATTCTGGAAGCACAAAAACAGTGGAAGGCACAGAATTCCCGTTTCTTTACCCGCATCCTGAAAGCGCGCGACCACTGGCGTCTTTATCCCAATTTTCGATCTCAGGCGGCGTTTCTGGATATTGAGACAAACGGAATTCCTTTACCCGATGGCGAGATTACGGTGGTGGGTATTTATGGAAAAGGTCGCATGACCACGTTGATTCAGGGAGAAAACTTATCCGGTGAACGCTTGCAGGCGGAATTGGCATCATACGATCTTCTCGTAACCTTCTTTGGCTCAGGCTTTGACTTGCCATTTCTGAAAGCCAAATATCCGAACCTGATGCTTGACCATCCCCATATCGACCTCTGTTTTGCGGCAAGACGTCTCGGATTGAGGGGCGGACTGAAGGCGATTGAGATGGAAGTAGGGTGTTATCGACCGACTTCTCTGGAAGGACTGACGGGGTGGGATGCAGTCCGGCTGTGGGAAGAATCACAACTCGGACAAGCGGGCTCTAAAGAGGTGCTCATACGATATAATGAAGCAGATTGCAAAAACCTGGAGCCTTTAGCCGACCTTATTTACAACCGTCTGGTTCAACGTCATGGACTCCCTGAATACATTGCTTCCCTATGA
- the radA gene encoding DNA repair protein RadA, with protein MQKTDRRKEILVKAARPKSRFVCQECGYQGVRWSGRCPECAQWNSLREEVDQDLSSLQPRSVAGGIPEAVPISSIVQTQEFRLQAAIEELNRVLGGGVVPGSVILIGGDPGIGKTTLLLQTLASLGTAKQVGLYVSGEESPQQIKMRADRIGIQSPNLYVAAATSLEDIFKVAEQMNPGVIVVDSIQTVFTQELTSAPGSVSQVQEVGCRLMWYAKRTQVPIFIIGHVTKEGVIAGPRLLEHIVDTVLYFEGDKGQSYRILRAVKNRFGPTNEIGVFEMKDEGLTEVGNPSELFLTGRIGHGAGSIVVSSVEGSRPLLVELQALVAETTYPMPKRMAKGVEVNRVSLLLAVLEKRLGLHFAGYDVYVNVVGGLRIDEPTVDVGIVCAVLSSFRELTLDPRLVVMGEVGLGGEVRPVQHADLRIREAMKLGFQRCVVPEPNLQQWKPVAGMEVVGIRDIGDIWETVVSPAS; from the coding sequence ATTCAAAAAACCGATCGTAGGAAAGAAATTTTGGTGAAGGCAGCACGACCAAAAAGCCGTTTTGTGTGTCAGGAATGTGGATATCAAGGCGTTCGCTGGAGCGGCCGGTGTCCGGAGTGTGCGCAATGGAACTCCTTGCGGGAGGAGGTTGATCAAGATCTTTCATCCCTTCAACCGCGAAGTGTCGCCGGAGGAATACCGGAGGCTGTCCCAATCAGCTCTATCGTGCAGACGCAGGAGTTTCGTCTTCAGGCTGCTATTGAAGAATTGAATCGAGTGCTTGGTGGGGGAGTGGTTCCAGGATCGGTTATCTTGATTGGAGGCGATCCTGGAATTGGTAAAACGACTCTGTTGCTCCAAACCCTGGCCTCTCTGGGAACGGCCAAACAGGTCGGGTTGTATGTATCGGGAGAAGAATCACCACAGCAAATTAAGATGCGGGCGGATCGTATAGGCATTCAATCCCCCAACCTGTATGTGGCTGCTGCCACCTCCCTGGAAGATATTTTCAAAGTAGCTGAGCAGATGAATCCCGGTGTCATTGTCGTGGATTCCATTCAAACGGTTTTTACGCAGGAACTCACATCAGCGCCAGGGAGTGTCAGCCAGGTTCAGGAGGTTGGCTGCCGTTTAATGTGGTATGCCAAGCGGACGCAAGTCCCTATTTTTATTATCGGGCATGTGACGAAGGAAGGCGTGATTGCCGGGCCAAGGCTTCTGGAACATATTGTCGATACGGTGTTGTATTTTGAAGGAGACAAAGGCCAGAGCTATCGAATTCTTCGAGCCGTGAAAAACCGCTTCGGCCCAACCAATGAAATCGGGGTTTTTGAAATGAAGGATGAAGGGCTGACCGAAGTTGGGAATCCTTCCGAACTGTTTTTAACGGGACGAATCGGCCATGGTGCCGGATCTATTGTCGTGTCGAGCGTGGAAGGGTCACGGCCCTTATTGGTTGAGTTGCAGGCTTTGGTTGCGGAGACCACCTACCCCATGCCGAAACGGATGGCCAAAGGTGTGGAAGTGAACCGGGTGTCCTTACTGTTGGCCGTCCTAGAAAAACGATTGGGGTTGCACTTTGCCGGGTACGATGTATATGTGAATGTGGTGGGAGGGCTTCGAATTGATGAGCCGACGGTTGACGTGGGAATCGTATGTGCGGTGCTTTCCAGCTTTCGGGAGTTAACACTGGATCCAAGATTGGTCGTGATGGGCGAGGTCGGGTTGGGCGGAGAGGTCCGGCCGGTGCAACATGCGGACTTACGCATTCGTGAGGCGATGAAATTGGGGTTTCAACGCTGCGTGGTTCCTGAGCCGAATCTTCAACAATGGAAACCTGTGGCTGGCATGGAAGTCGTTGGGATTCGAGACATCGGTGATATTTGGGAAACGGTTGTGAGTCCTGCCTCATAA
- a CDS encoding DUF507 family protein, whose amino-acid sequence MNTPILSDEKQTHLAHVILTSVTEMSEAKMIGDSAHALREVKRVLAEHMKAEEELVQKVRSRLQSYARPIPEGSQEWDVLYQKTYQEELRKRNLS is encoded by the coding sequence ATGAATACTCCCATCCTCAGCGACGAAAAACAGACTCATCTTGCGCATGTAATTCTGACCAGTGTTACAGAAATGTCCGAGGCAAAGATGATTGGCGATTCTGCTCATGCCCTTCGTGAAGTCAAGCGCGTGCTGGCCGAGCACATGAAAGCAGAAGAGGAGCTGGTGCAAAAAGTGCGGAGTCGATTGCAATCATATGCACGGCCCATTCCAGAAGGTTCCCAAGAGTGGGATGTCCTTTATCAAAAAACCTACCAGGAAGAATTACGTAAGCGGAATTTAAGCTGA